The following proteins are co-located in the Stieleria sp. JC731 genome:
- a CDS encoding CHAT domain-containing protein, whose product MKQRTWIGIVACWFTLTLQSVCFAQINPLLGTGGLSYPSQQYYMALEVYRSGDLESALDAFDIAIGRTRRDINGHWIDAIPVYAMMGEAQYFLGDLESAMQSYDMALKIAIRHRRQQWLARPVWTEVLQTSAVQASKQFLWPEAQAISLAPISKSVKYYSGEQLTEQTFQTPGTIEELNIKTIDLVEVMRGLALASYRRRIILGPLAENDPLATELIESTKYPRGLNVPIAINLIGCMRAAERFGAKQDDRAIEDAAKVSVDMGRVHSMAPVVGLCAASAIAGTDKPEAAVPICLQVANQAAALGYYELVGEAFQLGAGCANAQSAAMIQNAAQVAAAGLLRKSRLATLHILLAAADAAVTAGDLQSATARLGEARTIAVRRDVAQPRLDAYGAYIAARIATRQAIVSDARGTAKPWEEPYSQLVNFVTNSRLRRRNLITMPRLYQLQRVRMLLGGNMDTQSLEGLLRLYSSDPTIDVWYRDPVNAIAGHIGNAEALRLARLRTAASRESAQDVLLRMDELLCGRLDNQLAIGGRIHQVRSLSRLPDDMLEKQVVEFRNTAPKAVRDLRAATKAIADGNVADPGMVDQNLAAVETDAWQIALDRYVFPRVVPHVLDDKKPIEPLSSDVAILAFYQDNGVYHVVLCTKQKASYWSIKGGPRLGNDIAKITRGIGASQSRGARLPENDNWRKDAADFRDRLIPSSVAPLLEDRLNGIKHLVVVPDGLLWYLPFELLPTEDPESQLLGDAITVTYAPSPSLAIFPTAPPSTKGTIALAAGKILSPRDADVNAQMVQSIADAATAGAVGLPAEFASPTSRCGLVASHLVVADTTVPNPKSTLDSPLATYEMSMPQGRLGDWLRTAAPTPSSVFLSGFRSNLETPQQVSGNEIGMTLMALQYSGVQDVTLSRWAVGGGSTSILLREYAQELGFLSPGESFTRAKDVLRRSELDPNAEPTLSKSDLERSTLTGNEPFFWAGYLHASPVLSKSNN is encoded by the coding sequence ATGAAGCAAAGGACTTGGATCGGGATCGTCGCTTGTTGGTTCACACTCACACTTCAATCGGTGTGTTTTGCCCAAATTAATCCACTGCTTGGGACTGGCGGGCTGTCTTACCCCTCGCAGCAATATTACATGGCGCTAGAGGTCTACCGGTCAGGTGATCTCGAGTCTGCATTGGACGCTTTTGACATCGCTATCGGCCGGACGCGTCGCGATATCAATGGGCACTGGATCGACGCGATCCCTGTCTATGCGATGATGGGAGAAGCTCAATATTTTTTGGGTGACCTTGAATCAGCTATGCAAAGCTACGACATGGCGCTTAAGATCGCGATTCGCCATCGACGGCAACAATGGCTTGCACGACCGGTGTGGACTGAAGTATTGCAGACTTCAGCAGTCCAAGCATCGAAGCAGTTTCTCTGGCCCGAGGCACAAGCGATTTCGCTGGCGCCCATTTCTAAGTCGGTCAAGTATTACTCCGGTGAACAGCTGACCGAACAGACGTTTCAAACACCTGGGACGATCGAAGAATTAAACATCAAAACGATCGATTTGGTCGAAGTGATGCGTGGCTTGGCTTTGGCTTCCTACCGGAGGCGAATCATCCTTGGTCCGCTTGCGGAGAACGACCCGTTGGCGACTGAACTGATCGAAAGCACCAAGTATCCTCGGGGATTGAATGTTCCGATCGCAATCAATTTAATCGGGTGCATGCGAGCTGCGGAGCGGTTCGGTGCCAAGCAAGATGACCGAGCGATCGAAGATGCCGCGAAAGTCTCGGTGGACATGGGACGCGTTCATTCGATGGCGCCTGTTGTCGGCTTGTGCGCTGCATCTGCTATCGCCGGAACTGACAAGCCGGAAGCCGCTGTCCCGATTTGTTTGCAAGTTGCCAACCAGGCTGCTGCTCTCGGGTATTACGAATTAGTTGGTGAAGCATTTCAACTGGGAGCAGGCTGCGCAAACGCACAGAGCGCCGCGATGATCCAGAATGCGGCGCAAGTCGCGGCAGCTGGCTTGTTGCGGAAGTCTCGATTGGCCACGCTTCATATCTTGCTGGCCGCTGCAGACGCAGCCGTTACTGCTGGTGACTTGCAATCGGCAACTGCTCGGCTGGGGGAAGCGAGAACGATCGCGGTACGACGAGATGTGGCTCAGCCCCGTTTAGATGCTTATGGGGCATACATTGCAGCAAGAATCGCAACGCGCCAAGCGATCGTTAGCGATGCTCGCGGCACTGCCAAACCGTGGGAGGAACCGTATTCGCAGTTGGTCAACTTTGTCACCAATAGTCGACTGCGCCGCCGCAATTTAATCACGATGCCGCGACTGTATCAGCTACAGCGTGTCCGAATGCTACTCGGTGGCAACATGGATACGCAATCGTTAGAAGGTCTGCTGCGTCTATACTCAAGCGATCCGACTATCGATGTCTGGTATCGTGACCCGGTCAATGCGATTGCTGGTCACATTGGAAATGCTGAAGCTTTGCGATTAGCTCGGCTCCGCACAGCGGCGTCACGTGAAAGTGCACAAGACGTTCTGCTAAGAATGGACGAACTGTTATGCGGTCGTCTGGACAACCAACTTGCGATCGGTGGGCGAATCCATCAAGTCCGATCGCTTTCCAGGCTTCCGGACGACATGCTTGAAAAGCAGGTCGTTGAATTTCGAAACACCGCACCCAAAGCTGTCCGGGACCTTCGGGCGGCGACGAAGGCCATCGCCGATGGCAACGTTGCAGACCCCGGGATGGTTGATCAGAATCTTGCCGCAGTCGAAACCGATGCTTGGCAGATCGCGCTCGATCGATATGTCTTTCCACGCGTCGTCCCGCACGTTCTCGATGATAAAAAGCCGATCGAACCACTAAGTTCCGACGTCGCGATTCTGGCGTTTTACCAAGATAATGGGGTTTACCATGTTGTCCTTTGCACCAAGCAAAAGGCAAGTTATTGGTCGATTAAAGGTGGGCCGCGACTTGGTAATGACATCGCAAAGATCACTCGCGGTATCGGTGCGTCCCAATCACGTGGGGCTCGATTGCCAGAGAACGATAATTGGCGGAAAGACGCGGCAGATTTTCGTGACCGATTGATTCCGTCCAGTGTGGCACCGCTATTAGAAGATCGTCTCAACGGGATTAAACATCTGGTCGTTGTTCCCGATGGCTTGCTTTGGTACCTGCCATTTGAGTTGCTGCCGACCGAAGATCCAGAATCGCAATTGCTGGGCGATGCGATCACCGTCACCTACGCCCCATCACCATCACTGGCGATTTTCCCAACAGCACCTCCATCGACAAAAGGCACCATCGCGTTAGCCGCCGGTAAGATTCTTTCACCGCGTGACGCGGACGTAAACGCGCAGATGGTGCAGTCGATCGCTGACGCGGCAACGGCTGGCGCTGTAGGATTGCCAGCTGAGTTTGCTTCGCCGACCAGTCGCTGTGGACTCGTTGCTTCGCATTTGGTCGTCGCTGACACGACCGTTCCGAATCCGAAATCTACTTTGGATTCCCCATTGGCAACCTATGAAATGTCAATGCCACAAGGACGCCTGGGTGATTGGCTGCGCACGGCGGCACCGACTCCTTCGAGCGTATTCCTATCCGGATTCCGATCTAATTTGGAAACGCCACAACAGGTTTCGGGAAACGAAATCGGGATGACGTTAATGGCTTTGCAATACAGTGGTGTCCAGGATGTCACGCTTAGCCGCTGGGCAGTTGGCGGCGGTTCAACATCCATCTTGCTGCGAGAGTATGCGCAGGAGCTTGGATTTCTTTCTCCCGGCGAGTCTTTCACGCGAGCAAAGGACGTGCTTCGTCGAAGCGAGTTGGACCCCAATGCGGAACCAACACTCAGCAAGAGCGACCTGGAGCGGAGCACGCTAACAGGTAACGAACCGTTCTTTTGGGCTGGCTACCTGCATGCCTCCCCGGTCCTAAGCAAATCGAATAACTAA